A single genomic interval of Nostoc commune NIES-4072 harbors:
- a CDS encoding indolepyruvate ferredoxin oxidoreductase subunit alpha: MAYKILTSQCISCNLCLTACPTNAVKLVDGQHWIDPELCTNCIGSIHTVPQCKAGCPTCDGCVKQPSDYWEGWFANYNRVVAKLTNKQDYWERWFNCYSQKYSEQLQKRQSQSVGSEA; this comes from the coding sequence ATGGCTTACAAAATTCTTACTAGCCAGTGTATTTCCTGCAATCTCTGTCTAACGGCATGTCCCACAAATGCAGTAAAACTGGTTGACGGACAGCACTGGATTGACCCTGAACTTTGTACAAACTGTATTGGTAGTATTCACACCGTGCCTCAGTGTAAAGCTGGTTGTCCCACGTGCGACGGTTGCGTTAAGCAGCCTAGCGATTATTGGGAAGGCTGGTTTGCTAATTACAACCGCGTAGTCGCTAAATTAACAAATAAACAAGATTACTGGGAACGTTGGTTTAATTGTTATTCCCAGAAATACTCTGAACAGTTGCAAAAGCGTCAATCCCAATCGGTGGGTTCTGAAGCTTAA
- the nifH gene encoding nitrogenase iron protein codes for MTDDNIRQIAFYGKGGIGKSTTSQNTLAAMAEMGQRILIVGCDPKADSTRLMLHSKAQTTVLHLAAERGAVEDIELEEVMLTGFRNVRCVESGGPEPGVGCAGRGIITAINFLEENGAYQDLDFVSYDVLGDVVCGGFAMPIREGKAQEIYIVTSGEMMAMYAANNIARGVLKYAHTGGVRLGGLICNSRNTDREIELIETLAKRLNTQMLHFVPRDNIVQHAELRRMTVNEYAPESNQANEYRTLATKIINNKNLAIPTPIEMEELEELLIEFGILESEENAAKLVGKTAAEAPVA; via the coding sequence ATGACAGACGATAACATTAGACAGATAGCTTTCTACGGTAAAGGTGGTATCGGTAAATCTACCACCTCTCAAAACACCTTGGCAGCTATGGCAGAAATGGGTCAACGCATCCTCATCGTCGGTTGCGACCCTAAAGCTGACTCCACCCGTTTGATGCTGCACAGCAAAGCTCAAACAACCGTTCTTCACCTCGCCGCAGAACGTGGTGCAGTAGAAGATATCGAACTCGAAGAAGTAATGCTAACCGGTTTCCGTAACGTTCGTTGCGTAGAATCTGGTGGTCCAGAACCCGGTGTAGGTTGCGCCGGTCGTGGTATCATCACCGCCATCAACTTCTTAGAAGAAAACGGTGCTTACCAAGACCTAGACTTCGTATCTTACGACGTATTAGGTGACGTTGTGTGCGGTGGTTTCGCAATGCCTATCCGTGAAGGTAAAGCACAAGAAATCTACATCGTGACATCAGGTGAAATGATGGCGATGTATGCTGCTAACAACATTGCTCGTGGTGTTCTTAAGTATGCTCACACTGGTGGCGTGCGCTTGGGTGGTTTGATTTGTAACAGCCGTAACACTGACCGGGAAATCGAATTAATCGAAACCTTGGCAAAACGGTTGAACACCCAAATGCTTCACTTCGTACCCCGTGACAACATCGTTCAACACGCAGAATTGCGCCGGATGACTGTTAACGAGTACGCACCAGAAAGCAACCAAGCTAACGAATATCGCACATTGGCTACCAAGATCATCAACAACAAAAATCTAGCTATTCCTACACCCATCGAAATGGAAGAACTAGAAGAATTGTTGATTGAATTCGGTATCCTCGAAAGCGAGGAAAATGCTGCGAAGTTGGTAGGTAAGACTGCTGCTGAAGCTCCTGTAGCATAA
- a CDS encoding globin domain-containing protein: MSTLYDNIGGQPAIEQVVDELHKRIATDSLLSPIFAGTDMAKQRNHLVAFLAQIFEGPKQYGGRPMDKTHAGLNLQQQHFDAIAKHLGEAMAVRGVSAENTKAALDRVTNMKGAILNK; the protein is encoded by the coding sequence ATGAGCACATTGTACGACAACATTGGTGGACAACCAGCTATTGAACAAGTAGTAGATGAACTCCACAAACGCATTGCCACAGACAGCCTCCTCAGTCCCATTTTTGCTGGTACAGATATGGCGAAGCAACGCAATCATCTAGTTGCTTTCTTAGCTCAAATATTTGAGGGGCCAAAGCAATACGGCGGTCGTCCAATGGACAAAACCCACGCAGGATTGAATTTACAGCAACAACACTTCGATGCGATCGCCAAGCATCTCGGTGAAGCAATGGCTGTGCGTGGAGTGTCAGCAGAAAACACCAAAGCTGCACTAGATCGCGTCACAAATATGAAGGGCGCTATTTTGAACAAGTAA
- the nifB gene encoding nitrogenase cofactor biosynthesis protein NifB, translating into MTSPSTRLLNSNATESTTQAKSGGCGCDSTTSTTVERDEKLQERIAKHPCYSEDAHHHYARMHVAVAPACNIQCNYCNRKYDCANESRPGVVSELLTPEQAAHKALVIGGKIPQMTVVGIAGPGDPLANPEKTFRTFELIAEQAPDIKLCLSTNGLMLPDYIDRIKQLNIDHVTITINMVDPEIGAKIYPWVHYRRKRYKGLEGAKILHERQMEGLQALKDADILCKVNSVMIPGINDQHLVEVNRVIREKGAFLHNIMPLISAPEHGTHFGLTGQRGPTPKELKEVQDNCSGNMKMMRHCRQCRADAVGLLGEDRSQEFSKEKFLEMTPEYDMEQRATVHEGIEKFKEELKVAKDKALAGKKIANSPKVLVAVATKGGGLVNQHFGHAKEFQIYEVGGDEVRFVSHRKIDQYCQGGYGEEASFEHIMKAIADCKAVLVSKIGNCPQEKLQEAGIKTVEAYDVIEKVALEFYEQYVKELGN; encoded by the coding sequence ATGACATCACCGTCTACACGACTCCTCAACTCCAACGCTACGGAATCGACAACCCAAGCAAAATCCGGTGGTTGCGGCTGCGACAGCACCACCAGCACCACCGTGGAAAGGGACGAAAAGCTCCAAGAACGCATTGCTAAACATCCCTGCTACAGCGAAGACGCTCATCACCACTACGCCCGGATGCACGTTGCAGTTGCTCCCGCTTGCAACATTCAATGCAACTATTGCAACCGCAAATATGATTGCGCTAACGAAAGCCGTCCTGGAGTAGTTAGCGAATTGCTAACACCAGAACAAGCAGCACACAAAGCTTTAGTCATTGGTGGCAAGATTCCCCAAATGACAGTTGTGGGAATTGCCGGCCCTGGCGACCCTCTGGCGAACCCAGAAAAAACCTTCCGCACATTTGAGTTGATTGCAGAGCAAGCACCAGACATCAAGCTTTGCTTATCAACCAATGGTTTAATGCTGCCCGACTACATCGATCGCATTAAACAATTAAATATAGATCACGTTACGATCACCATTAACATGGTAGATCCAGAGATCGGTGCTAAGATTTATCCTTGGGTTCACTACAGACGCAAGCGTTACAAAGGTCTTGAAGGTGCGAAAATCCTCCACGAAAGACAGATGGAAGGATTGCAAGCCCTGAAAGATGCTGATATCTTGTGCAAGGTTAACTCCGTGATGATTCCCGGAATTAATGATCAGCACTTAGTTGAAGTGAATCGAGTCATTCGTGAAAAAGGTGCATTCTTGCACAACATCATGCCATTGATTTCTGCACCAGAACATGGCACACACTTTGGTTTAACCGGTCAACGCGGCCCCACACCCAAAGAACTCAAAGAAGTTCAAGACAACTGCTCTGGTAACATGAAAATGATGCGTCACTGTCGCCAGTGTCGTGCCGATGCAGTCGGATTATTGGGAGAAGACCGCAGCCAAGAATTTTCCAAAGAGAAATTCTTGGAAATGACTCCAGAATATGACATGGAGCAACGCGCTACCGTTCACGAAGGAATTGAGAAGTTTAAAGAAGAACTTAAAGTAGCCAAAGATAAGGCGCTAGCTGGTAAGAAAATTGCCAATAGTCCGAAAGTTTTAGTTGCAGTAGCAACCAAAGGCGGCGGATTGGTTAACCAACACTTCGGTCATGCAAAAGAATTCCAAATTTACGAAGTGGGTGGAGACGAAGTTCGCTTTGTCAGCCATCGCAAAATTGACCAATACTGCCAAGGTGGATACGGCGAAGAAGCTTCTTTTGAGCATATTATGAAAGCGATCGCAGATTGCAAAGCAGTTTTAGTCTCCAAGATTGGTAACTGTCCTCAAGAAAAATTGCAAGAAGCTGGAATAAAGACTGTTGAAGCTTACGACGTGATTGAAAAGGTTGCTTTGGAGTTCTACGAGCAATACGTTAAGGAATTAGGGAATTAG
- a CDS encoding GumC family protein, with amino-acid sequence MTPPIVKRYLIAFEKYKWIGLASFGLVVVGSTVVAMQPEPQTNYIASAALTYAGPPVSFSATGSQIQQQGKELNEDVLLSNQILATVAEKVNIKPKQLGSSIVLSLPKKNPKTGDLETSTFELKYVDSDPKRAIEVLTELMQSMIKLSSDINTGRLQAIIEKINERLPQAKRELQIAEKKLEQYDRIERTAILAAENGSLLSAVTASQNLQRQIQLTISGVDAQVKSLQNKLGLTVGQAYISSALSADPIIGNLRSQIYQSESQIALLRKDLRPEHPTMVQLQRQKQAAEELLQQRAAEVLGGDGTAAPLQGSVAGIRAQSSLDPARQQLANQMVSLQTQRETLQQQLAQEIQQEARLRREYSLIPNKQLERSRLEQEVGLKKAIYDQMQAKLTDAKTAEAETTSSLSIARRPTATADVKPPKSVPVTLAVGSLLGVLIGGGVIFLLGALEGTFKTREDIRESLKQREVALLGELPLMPVDDLPQDAVPVVLSADSPYLEFYEKVRSNLRRIGGKALKVVLITSTSNLEGKTASAYNLGIASARAGKRTLIIETDLRSPSRCASLNVIPDPDATIEPLRYYANLSECIRLVPHVENLYIIPSPGPVRQSAAILESSEMRRLMEDVRERFDLVILDTSSLSISNDPLLIQPYSDGMVLVARPHYTQENMLGEAIDQLVESELGLLGAIINGADIIVSLPEQVVESSTFTSKTEESEELSASANKN; translated from the coding sequence ATGACTCCACCAATTGTTAAACGCTATCTTATTGCTTTTGAAAAATACAAGTGGATTGGACTAGCTAGTTTTGGTTTAGTCGTAGTGGGGTCAACAGTAGTGGCTATGCAGCCAGAGCCACAGACTAACTACATAGCATCTGCCGCACTTACCTATGCTGGTCCACCAGTTTCTTTTTCTGCAACTGGTAGTCAAATCCAACAGCAAGGAAAGGAACTAAATGAGGATGTTTTATTATCAAACCAGATACTTGCCACAGTGGCAGAGAAAGTAAATATCAAACCGAAACAACTTGGTTCAAGTATTGTCCTTTCTCTACCTAAAAAAAATCCCAAGACTGGAGATTTAGAAACGAGTACCTTTGAACTGAAATATGTAGATAGTGACCCCAAACGGGCCATAGAGGTCTTAACTGAATTGATGCAATCAATGATTAAGTTGAGCAGTGACATCAATACTGGGCGATTACAAGCAATTATTGAAAAGATTAATGAGCGCTTACCACAAGCTAAACGGGAATTGCAAATTGCCGAAAAGAAACTGGAACAATATGATCGCATAGAGAGAACGGCGATATTAGCGGCGGAGAATGGCAGCTTATTAAGCGCTGTTACTGCCAGCCAAAATCTCCAACGGCAAATTCAATTAACTATTTCTGGGGTTGATGCTCAAGTTAAGAGTTTACAAAATAAGTTAGGCTTAACAGTCGGACAGGCTTATATTTCTTCTGCTTTAAGTGCCGATCCAATTATTGGTAACTTGCGATCGCAAATTTATCAAAGTGAGTCACAAATCGCCTTACTTAGGAAAGATTTACGGCCGGAACACCCAACGATGGTTCAGTTGCAGCGTCAGAAACAAGCTGCTGAGGAATTGCTGCAACAACGGGCTGCGGAGGTATTAGGTGGCGATGGAACGGCGGCTCCGCTTCAGGGTAGTGTTGCCGGGATTCGCGCCCAAAGTAGCTTAGATCCGGCTCGCCAGCAATTGGCAAACCAAATGGTGTCTTTGCAAACCCAACGGGAAACGCTGCAACAACAACTAGCTCAAGAAATCCAACAAGAAGCGCGACTACGGCGAGAGTATTCTTTAATACCCAATAAGCAATTAGAGCGATCGCGTTTAGAACAAGAGGTTGGACTTAAAAAAGCTATCTATGATCAAATGCAGGCGAAGCTAACCGATGCCAAAACCGCAGAGGCAGAAACTACCAGCAGCCTTAGCATTGCCAGACGCCCTACAGCGACTGCCGACGTAAAACCACCTAAGAGTGTACCTGTAACCCTTGCTGTGGGTAGTTTATTAGGTGTGTTGATTGGTGGCGGGGTGATATTCTTATTAGGAGCGCTGGAAGGTACTTTCAAAACCAGGGAGGATATCCGCGAGAGCCTCAAGCAACGGGAAGTGGCACTGTTGGGAGAATTACCTTTAATGCCAGTTGATGATTTGCCTCAAGATGCAGTGCCTGTAGTACTTTCTGCTGATTCTCCTTATTTAGAATTTTATGAGAAAGTCCGTAGTAATCTGCGCCGGATTGGTGGTAAAGCCTTAAAGGTGGTTTTGATTACTAGCACCAGTAACCTAGAAGGTAAAACAGCAAGTGCTTATAACTTGGGTATAGCTTCAGCTCGTGCTGGTAAAAGAACCTTGATTATTGAAACAGATTTGCGATCGCCTTCCCGTTGTGCATCACTGAATGTAATTCCTGACCCCGACGCCACTATTGAACCCCTGCGTTACTACGCTAACTTAAGTGAATGTATTCGTTTAGTTCCTCATGTAGAAAATTTATACATAATACCTAGTCCTGGTCCTGTGCGTCAATCCGCCGCTATTCTTGAATCTAGCGAAATGCGGCGCCTGATGGAGGATGTCCGCGAACGTTTTGATTTAGTTATCTTAGATACTAGCTCTCTCAGCATATCTAATGACCCTTTGTTAATCCAACCCTACAGCGATGGCATGGTACTTGTGGCACGACCACACTATACACAAGAGAACATGTTAGGTGAAGCTATTGATCAATTGGTTGAATCGGAACTGGGGTTATTGGGGGCAATTATCAATGGCGCTGATATCATTGTTTCTTTACCTGAACAAGTCGTAGAATCATCAACATTTACATCTAAAACAGAAGAATCAGAAGAACTTTCAGCAAGTGCCAACAAAAACTAA
- a CDS encoding site-specific integrase produces MKSKAQDVFEDFTPPASTDGSYLGTQKHMKATRQHLERKFEKGLADTRARLKAAKVKVGLVVARETIQLQASLPIKPGDRDTKGTGFKQYKISLNIPASLDGLRTAEEEANELGKLLARKQFEWTDKYLGKIAKVSNKSQTLGDVLEEFETKYFKTRKLTEKSKHTFSYYKDYLRRLIGLDTLLTQSEIDKKLTELTGDSAKYSAVKSLKVLKSTLNLTSFTLENFKATQPKSQARDIPSDEDIIKNYESFHQYSLTRSLTIKKNCLDSWKMWEWVYGMLATYGLRPRELFVNPEIDWWLNPENKDNTWKVHPDTKTGYRETLPLHPEWVYLFDLKNVEPLKLLKAQTDDRTSFTDINTIRVNCSSWFRRVNIPFTPYDLRHAWAIRAHMMGIPIKAAADNLGHSVEIHTEIYQKWFSLENRKKVIRQAVDKKDDMDTLIQENARLRAEVEYLRQALARHQISEVLST; encoded by the coding sequence ATGAAAAGCAAGGCGCAGGACGTTTTTGAGGATTTCACTCCGCCAGCATCTACCGATGGCAGCTATCTAGGAACGCAGAAACACATGAAGGCTACTCGGCAGCATCTGGAACGCAAATTTGAGAAAGGCTTGGCAGACACTCGGGCCCGTCTAAAAGCCGCTAAGGTCAAAGTTGGTTTGGTCGTGGCACGGGAGACTATTCAATTGCAAGCATCTCTACCTATCAAACCGGGCGATCGCGACACGAAAGGAACTGGTTTTAAGCAGTACAAAATTTCGCTAAATATCCCTGCAAGCTTGGACGGTTTGAGAACAGCTGAGGAAGAGGCAAACGAGCTAGGCAAGCTACTTGCCCGGAAACAGTTTGAATGGACTGACAAATATTTGGGTAAAATCGCTAAGGTCAGCAACAAATCCCAAACCCTTGGTGATGTTTTAGAAGAGTTTGAAACTAAGTATTTCAAAACACGCAAGTTAACAGAAAAAAGTAAACACACCTTTTCCTATTACAAAGACTATTTACGGCGATTGATTGGGCTAGATACTTTATTAACTCAATCGGAGATTGATAAAAAGCTTACAGAATTGACGGGCGATTCCGCCAAATACAGTGCTGTTAAATCATTGAAGGTTTTAAAATCAACCCTTAATTTAACTAGCTTCACTCTCGAAAATTTTAAAGCTACACAACCCAAAAGTCAGGCTAGGGACATTCCCAGTGATGAGGATATCATCAAAAATTATGAATCTTTTCATCAGTACTCTTTGACTAGAAGCCTAACAATTAAAAAAAATTGCTTAGACAGTTGGAAGATGTGGGAATGGGTGTATGGAATGCTTGCTACTTATGGATTACGCCCAAGAGAACTGTTTGTAAATCCTGAAATCGATTGGTGGTTGAATCCTGAAAACAAAGATAATACATGGAAGGTTCACCCAGATACTAAGACTGGTTACAGAGAAACTTTGCCGCTACATCCTGAATGGGTTTACTTGTTTGATTTAAAAAATGTAGAGCCTTTGAAACTGTTAAAAGCTCAAACTGATGACAGAACTAGTTTTACAGATATAAACACTATTCGGGTTAATTGTTCATCCTGGTTTAGACGCGTAAATATTCCGTTTACGCCCTATGACTTACGCCACGCTTGGGCAATTCGAGCGCACATGATGGGCATTCCAATTAAAGCTGCTGCTGATAACTTGGGGCATTCTGTAGAAATTCACACTGAGATTTATCAGAAGTGGTTCAGCTTAGAGAACCGGAAGAAAGTAATTAGGCAGGCAGTGGATAAAAAAGATGATATGGATACGTTGATACAGGAGAATGCACGGCTAAGGGCTGAGGTGGAATATCTCAGGCAAGCTCTGGCACGGCATCAAATCAGTGAGGTGCTGTCTACTTAA
- the nifU gene encoding Fe-S cluster assembly protein NifU, whose amino-acid sequence MWDYTDKVLELFYDPKNQGAIEETSEAGVKVATGEIGSIACGDALRLHLKVEVESDKILDARFQTFGCTSAIASSSALTEMVKGLTLDEALKVSNKDIADYLGGLPEAKMHCSVMGQEALEAAIYNYRGIPLATHDDDDEGALICSCFGISESKIRRVILENHLTDAEQVTNYVKAGGGCGSCLANIDDIIRSVQQEYASPALNNYGVQVATEIVNSKQRSLTNVQKIALIQKVLDEEVRPVLIADGGDVELYDVEGDRVKVVLQGACGSCSSSTATLKIAIEARLQDRVSKSLVVEAV is encoded by the coding sequence ATGTGGGACTACACTGATAAAGTATTAGAACTGTTTTACGATCCCAAAAATCAGGGAGCAATCGAAGAAACGAGCGAAGCTGGAGTTAAGGTTGCAACGGGTGAAATCGGTAGCATTGCTTGCGGTGATGCTCTGAGATTGCACCTGAAAGTGGAAGTAGAATCTGATAAGATTTTAGATGCTCGCTTTCAAACCTTTGGTTGTACTAGTGCGATCGCATCTTCTAGTGCATTAACCGAAATGGTCAAAGGTTTAACCTTAGATGAAGCTTTGAAAGTGTCCAACAAAGACATTGCAGATTACCTGGGTGGTTTACCAGAAGCAAAGATGCACTGCTCTGTTATGGGGCAAGAAGCCTTAGAAGCCGCTATCTATAACTATCGTGGCATACCTCTAGCTACCCACGATGATGACGATGAAGGCGCGTTAATTTGCAGTTGCTTTGGCATCAGCGAGTCCAAAATTCGCCGCGTGATTTTAGAAAATCATCTCACGGATGCCGAGCAAGTAACAAATTATGTAAAAGCTGGTGGCGGATGCGGTTCCTGTCTGGCGAATATCGATGATATTATTAGATCAGTTCAACAGGAATACGCCTCACCTGCTCTCAACAATTACGGCGTACAAGTTGCCACAGAAATTGTTAATTCAAAGCAACGATCGCTAACAAACGTGCAAAAGATTGCTCTAATTCAAAAAGTTCTCGATGAAGAAGTCAGACCCGTACTGATTGCAGACGGGGGAGATGTAGAACTCTATGATGTAGAAGGCGATCGCGTTAAAGTTGTACTGCAAGGTGCTTGCGGTTCCTGTTCTAGTAGTACAGCAACTCTAAAAATTGCGATCGAAGCCAGATTACAAGATCGTGTCAGCAAGAGCCTTGTAGTCGAAGCAGTTTAG
- the nifS gene encoding cysteine desulfurase NifS, with translation MQNNCIYLDNNATTKVDPEVIEVMLPYLTDYYGNPSSMHTFGGQVGKAVRTAREQLAAILGADESEIVYTSCGTEGDNAAIRAALLAQPEKRHIVTTQVEHPAVLNVCKQLETQGYSVTYLSVNHQGQLDLDELEASLTGNTALVTIMYANNETGTIFPIEQIGLRVKEYGAIFHVDAVQAVGKIPLNMKTSTVDMLTLSGHKLHGPKGIGALYIRRGVRFRPFMIGGHQERGRRAGTENVPGIIALGKAAELELLHLEEATARERKLRDRLEQTLLAKIPDCVVNGDVTQRLPNTTNIGFKYIEGEAILLLLNKYGICASSGSACTSGSLEPSHVLRAMGLPYTTLHGSIRFSLCRYTTEAEIDRVIEVMPSIVERLRALSPFKNDDAGWLQGQEQALAHR, from the coding sequence ATGCAAAATAACTGCATCTATCTCGATAATAATGCCACCACTAAGGTAGACCCAGAAGTTATAGAGGTAATGCTACCTTACCTGACAGATTATTACGGCAATCCCTCCAGTATGCATACCTTTGGTGGGCAAGTCGGTAAAGCAGTGAGAACAGCAAGAGAACAACTTGCAGCCATCCTGGGAGCCGATGAGTCAGAAATTGTCTACACAAGTTGTGGAACTGAGGGAGATAACGCCGCCATTCGAGCCGCACTGTTGGCACAACCAGAAAAGCGACATATCGTCACTACCCAAGTTGAACATCCAGCAGTACTCAATGTCTGCAAACAATTAGAAACCCAAGGTTATAGTGTTACCTATCTATCAGTAAATCATCAAGGGCAGCTGGATCTAGATGAACTAGAAGCTTCCTTGACGGGTAACACCGCCCTGGTGACAATTATGTATGCTAATAACGAAACCGGCACGATTTTCCCGATTGAGCAAATTGGGTTGCGCGTCAAAGAATATGGTGCTATCTTCCATGTAGATGCGGTGCAAGCAGTGGGAAAAATCCCCTTGAATATGAAGACTAGCACGGTGGATATGTTAACCTTGTCTGGTCACAAGCTGCACGGGCCGAAAGGAATTGGTGCTTTATATATTCGGCGCGGAGTTCGGTTCCGTCCCTTCATGATTGGGGGACACCAAGAACGCGGACGTAGAGCGGGAACAGAGAATGTTCCAGGAATTATTGCCTTGGGCAAAGCTGCGGAACTAGAACTGTTACACTTAGAAGAAGCGACTGCAAGAGAAAGAAAACTGCGCGATCGCTTGGAACAAACTTTACTCGCTAAAATCCCCGATTGTGTCGTTAACGGTGACGTTACGCAGAGATTGCCCAACACCACCAATATCGGCTTTAAGTACATCGAAGGTGAAGCAATCCTACTGTTATTGAACAAATACGGTATCTGTGCATCATCCGGTTCTGCTTGTACCTCCGGTTCTCTAGAACCTTCTCACGTCCTGCGGGCAATGGGCTTACCCTATACAACTTTGCACGGTTCAATTCGCTTCAGTCTTTGTCGCTACACCACCGAAGCCGAAATTGATCGAGTGATAGAGGTAATGCCCAGTATTGTAGAGCGTTTACGCGCCCTCTCACCTTTCAAAAATGATGACGCGGGTTGGTTGCAAGGACAAGAACAAGCACTGGCACATCGTTAG
- a CDS encoding polysaccharide biosynthesis/export family protein — MFIDQSSYMRAFSALCFVSLQVGVFLTAPIQLVVAQPFPPQGQLPRQPPAPVPGTEVVPLGANNEISPQLSRYLLGPGDTIGVVLQRPPGPYRLGIGDGISVSVQRFPDLSFQALINPEGNIVVPLLGKVSLQGLTLEEAQEKIRLGLNRYVVDPVIVLALATQRQDLSFQAVISPEGNIVVPQVGTVSLQGLTLEEAQEKIRLGLSSILPDPIVVVSLAGTRPVQVTISGEIFRPGIYPINSTTPRVADALLISGGSTLNADLRQVQVRRKLIDGSVISQTIDLYAALQNGGSIPNLRLQDGDAILVPRREVGNNDDYDRNLVARSSLSTPQIRVRILNYAAGGLAIQSLPNGSTFVDALGGVNLDTANLRDIALVRFDPERGKAVTQKLDAKKALGGDASQNVALQDNDVLVVGRNLIGRITNFLTTITQPFFNVQSFLRFFDDFGGR; from the coding sequence ATGTTCATAGATCAAAGTTCTTATATGCGTGCATTCAGCGCCTTGTGTTTTGTCAGTCTTCAAGTAGGAGTTTTCTTAACAGCACCTATCCAGCTTGTTGTTGCCCAGCCTTTTCCACCTCAAGGACAATTACCAAGGCAACCCCCTGCGCCTGTACCAGGTACTGAGGTTGTACCTCTAGGTGCAAATAACGAAATTTCCCCCCAACTTAGCCGCTATCTCTTGGGGCCAGGAGATACAATTGGTGTTGTGCTTCAGCGTCCTCCTGGCCCGTACCGCTTAGGAATAGGAGATGGAATTAGCGTTTCGGTGCAGCGCTTTCCAGATTTGAGCTTTCAAGCTTTAATCAACCCAGAAGGTAACATTGTGGTGCCGCTACTGGGAAAAGTTTCTTTACAAGGTTTGACTTTGGAAGAAGCTCAAGAGAAAATTCGCTTAGGTTTAAATCGTTATGTAGTTGATCCAGTAATAGTTTTAGCCTTGGCAACGCAGCGTCAAGACTTAAGTTTTCAAGCTGTAATTAGTCCAGAAGGCAACATTGTAGTGCCACAAGTGGGAACGGTGTCATTACAAGGCTTAACTTTGGAAGAAGCTCAAGAAAAAATTCGCTTGGGTTTAAGTAGCATTTTACCCGATCCAATCGTAGTAGTATCTTTGGCAGGAACGCGACCAGTTCAAGTTACCATTAGTGGGGAAATATTTCGACCTGGAATTTATCCGATTAATTCAACAACACCGCGCGTTGCTGATGCCTTACTAATATCTGGTGGTTCAACTTTGAATGCAGACCTGCGACAAGTGCAAGTACGCCGGAAGTTAATTGATGGTTCTGTGATTTCACAAACTATTGATTTATATGCAGCACTGCAAAATGGCGGTTCAATCCCCAATTTACGCTTACAAGACGGAGATGCGATACTCGTTCCCCGTCGTGAAGTTGGTAATAATGATGATTATGACCGCAATTTGGTAGCACGTTCATCCTTGTCCACACCACAGATTAGAGTCCGGATTTTAAACTACGCTGCTGGAGGTCTTGCCATTCAATCACTACCTAACGGGAGTACCTTTGTAGATGCTTTGGGAGGAGTAAATCTCGACACTGCTAATCTCCGAGATATCGCTTTGGTTCGCTTTGATCCTGAACGAGGTAAAGCTGTTACCCAGAAACTTGATGCGAAAAAAGCTTTAGGAGGCGATGCATCTCAAAATGTGGCCCTTCAAGATAATGATGTTCTGGTTGTTGGTCGGAACCTCATCGGTAGAATTACTAATTTCTTGACTACCATTACTCAACCCTTCTTTAATGTCCAGTCCTTTCTCCGATTTTTTGACGACTTCGGTGGCAGGTAA
- a CDS encoding HEPN domain-containing protein yields the protein MIKQSIVDRIYQDNLDLLKFLEDKNEPSFMVQFNTVFTKTLLLSAASYFEHEICRMVQTFIEYKTQNDECIVSIVKQKAIERQYHTYFDWEGRNANKFFSLFGKTFKENRLKDVKEDTNLDSAIKSFLELGNERNKLVHQNFADCTIEKTAEEVYKLYQQATLFINFLDRQFNNL from the coding sequence ATGATAAAACAAAGTATTGTTGACCGAATTTATCAAGATAATTTAGACCTTCTAAAATTCCTAGAGGACAAAAATGAGCCATCTTTTATGGTTCAATTTAATACTGTTTTTACCAAAACTTTACTACTCTCAGCAGCAAGCTACTTTGAGCATGAGATTTGTAGAATGGTTCAAACATTTATTGAGTATAAAACTCAGAATGATGAATGCATTGTTTCAATAGTTAAGCAGAAGGCGATCGAAAGACAATATCATACATATTTTGATTGGGAAGGAAGAAATGCTAACAAATTTTTTTCTTTATTCGGTAAGACATTTAAAGAAAATAGATTAAAAGATGTAAAAGAAGATACTAATTTAGATTCTGCAATTAAGTCATTTCTAGAGCTAGGCAATGAGCGTAATAAGTTAGTGCATCAAAACTTTGCAGATTGCACTATCGAAAAGACAGCGGAAGAAGTTTATAAGCTTTATCAGCAAGCAACACTATTTATAAATTTTCTAGATCGGCAATTTAACAATTTATAA